In a single window of the Pedococcus dokdonensis genome:
- a CDS encoding PPOX class F420-dependent oxidoreductase, translating to MARTIATNTRVDLDGLLDFVRPRHHMLLITSRADGRPQASPVTGGVDDSGRIVISTYRDRAKTTNARQRPAVSVVVLSDDFGGAWVQVDGDCEVVDAPESVEPLVEYFRNISGEHPDWDEYRQAMLDQDKSVLRISPTRWGPVATGGFPPRLAH from the coding sequence ATGGCACGAACCATCGCGACCAACACCCGCGTCGACCTCGACGGACTCCTCGACTTCGTCCGCCCACGGCACCACATGCTGCTCATCACCAGCCGTGCCGACGGGCGACCCCAGGCGTCGCCGGTGACCGGCGGTGTCGACGACAGCGGACGGATCGTCATCTCCACCTACCGCGACCGCGCCAAGACGACGAACGCCCGCCAGCGTCCTGCGGTGTCGGTCGTCGTCCTCTCCGACGACTTCGGGGGTGCCTGGGTGCAGGTCGACGGCGACTGCGAGGTGGTCGACGCGCCGGAGTCCGTGGAGCCGCTCGTCGAGTACTTCCGCAACATCTCGGGTGAGCACCCCGACTGGGACGAGTACCGGCAGGCGATGCTCGACCAGGACAAGTCGGTCCTGCGCATCTCGCCCACCCGCTGGGGCCCGGTGGCTACCGGAGGCTTCCCGCCCCGGCTCGCCCACTGA
- a CDS encoding DUF202 domain-containing protein → MSPIPERDALQPERTALAWQRTAITAMVAQVPLALVALRTDRPVLAAGGALAMAGSVVLVGTVRRRLVQLRDDERGYSPSPPMLQVAVLTVLAALGGVALGLAAWLG, encoded by the coding sequence ATGAGCCCGATCCCCGAGCGGGACGCCCTGCAACCGGAGCGGACCGCGCTGGCGTGGCAACGGACGGCGATCACGGCGATGGTGGCGCAGGTGCCACTCGCGCTCGTCGCCCTCCGGACCGACCGCCCGGTCCTCGCCGCCGGTGGAGCGCTAGCGATGGCGGGCAGCGTCGTGCTCGTGGGCACGGTGCGCCGGAGGCTGGTGCAGCTGCGTGACGACGAGCGTGGCTACTCGCCGAGCCCACCGATGTTGCAGGTGGCCGTGCTGACCGTGCTCGCGGCGCTCGGCGGGGTTGCTCTGGGGCTGGCCGCCTGGCTGGGCTGA
- a CDS encoding TerC family protein encodes MEVPTWVWYLTVGLMAAVLLFDVFIIARRPHVPTTKEVSIALAFYIGAALLFGLGVWYFTHDQAGGKFATEYYAGWLTEYSLSIDNLFIFLLIMARFGVPEKLQQSALLIGIIIAIVLRGIFIAVGAAAINQFSWVFYIFGAFLIYTAVKLGKEGESDDEEYEENRFMKWVERRFPATDKYDGAKLFTHVDGKKLATPMFIVIMALGTTDLLFALDSIPAIYGLTKEPYLVLTANLFALMGLRQLYFLIGGLLKKLVYLSLGLAVLLAFIGVKLILHALHENELPFINGGEHVKAAPDIPISVSLGAIVVILGVTTVASLWKSRKDERERLSAS; translated from the coding sequence ATGGAAGTCCCCACCTGGGTCTGGTACCTCACCGTCGGCCTGATGGCCGCGGTCCTGCTCTTCGACGTCTTCATCATCGCGCGGCGCCCGCACGTGCCCACGACCAAGGAGGTCAGCATCGCGCTGGCCTTCTACATCGGGGCGGCCCTGCTCTTCGGGCTCGGGGTCTGGTACTTCACCCACGACCAGGCCGGCGGCAAGTTCGCGACCGAGTACTACGCGGGCTGGCTGACCGAGTACTCGCTCTCGATCGACAACCTCTTCATCTTCCTGCTGATCATGGCTCGCTTCGGGGTGCCCGAGAAGCTCCAGCAGTCCGCGCTGCTGATCGGCATCATCATCGCGATCGTGCTGCGCGGCATCTTCATCGCGGTCGGGGCGGCCGCGATCAACCAGTTCTCGTGGGTCTTCTACATCTTCGGTGCCTTCCTCATCTACACGGCGGTCAAGCTCGGCAAGGAGGGCGAGAGCGACGACGAGGAGTACGAGGAGAACCGCTTCATGAAGTGGGTCGAGCGGCGCTTCCCGGCGACGGACAAGTACGACGGCGCCAAGTTGTTCACCCACGTCGACGGCAAGAAGCTCGCCACCCCCATGTTCATCGTGATCATGGCGCTCGGCACCACCGACCTGCTCTTCGCGCTGGACTCGATCCCGGCGATCTACGGCCTGACCAAGGAGCCCTACCTGGTGCTCACGGCCAACCTGTTCGCGCTGATGGGTCTGCGGCAGCTCTACTTCCTGATCGGTGGGCTGCTCAAGAAGCTGGTCTACCTCAGCCTCGGCCTGGCCGTCCTGCTGGCCTTCATCGGGGTCAAGCTGATCCTGCACGCGCTGCACGAGAACGAGCTGCCCTTCATCAACGGCGGCGAGCACGTCAAGGCCGCTCCCGACATCCCGATCTCGGTGTCGCTGGGTGCCATCGTCGTGATCCTCGGCGTGACCACCGTGGCCAGCCTGTGGAAGTCCCGCAAGGACGAGCGCGAGCGGCTCTCAGCCTCCTGA
- the uvrB gene encoding excinuclease ABC subunit UvrB produces the protein MRPTTDLQRTVAPFEVVSEFQPAGDQPAAIADLATRIRAGEKNTVLLGATGTGKSATTAWLVEQVQRPTLVMAPNKTLAAQLANEFRELLPNNAVEYFVSYYDYYQPEAYIPQTDTYIEKDSSINDEVERLRHSATNSLLTRRDVIVVASVSCIYGLGTPQEYVDRMARLRVGDEVNRDDLLRRFVQMQYTRNDLAFTRGTFRVRGDTVEIIPVYEELAVRIEFFGDEIERIYTLHPVSGEIIHEEQEMYVFPATHYVAGPERMERAIRGIELELADQLASFEKQGKLLEAQRLRMRTTYDIEMMRQVGSCSGIENYSMHIDGRSRGSAPNTLLDYFPEDFLLVIDESHVTVPQIGAMYEGDMSRKRQLVDHGFRLPSAMDNRPLRWEEFLDRIGQTVYLSATPGPYELAQSEGVVEQIIRPTGLVDPEVVLKPTKGQIDDLLHEIGERTKVDERVLVTTLTKKMAEDLTDYLLDKGVRVRYLHSEVDTLRRVELLRELRLGEFDVLVGINLLREGLDLPEVSLVSILDADKEGFLRSARSLIQTIGRAARNVSGQVHMYADKITPSMQEAIDETQRRREIQVAYNREAGVDPQPLRKKIADITDLLQREDADTESLLGSGRSQSRGKNASRGGRGALAADAGVAADRLRNLPANDLANLIQELSTQMHQAAADLHFELAARLRDEIGDLKKELRQMSAATQ, from the coding sequence ATGCGTCCCACGACAGACCTCCAGCGCACGGTCGCCCCGTTCGAGGTGGTCTCCGAGTTCCAGCCCGCCGGAGACCAGCCGGCGGCGATCGCCGACCTCGCGACGCGGATCAGGGCCGGTGAGAAGAACACCGTGCTCCTGGGAGCCACCGGCACCGGCAAGTCCGCCACCACGGCGTGGCTGGTCGAGCAGGTCCAGCGGCCGACCCTGGTGATGGCCCCCAACAAGACGCTCGCGGCGCAGCTGGCCAACGAGTTCCGTGAGTTGCTCCCCAACAACGCGGTCGAGTACTTCGTGTCCTACTACGACTACTACCAGCCCGAGGCCTACATCCCGCAGACCGACACCTACATCGAGAAGGACTCGTCGATCAACGACGAGGTCGAGCGACTGCGGCACAGCGCCACCAACTCGCTGCTGACCCGGCGCGACGTCATCGTCGTGGCGTCCGTCTCGTGCATCTACGGCCTCGGCACGCCGCAGGAGTACGTCGACCGGATGGCCCGGCTGCGGGTCGGCGACGAGGTCAACCGCGACGACCTGCTGCGCCGTTTCGTCCAGATGCAGTACACCCGCAACGACCTCGCCTTCACGCGTGGCACCTTCCGGGTGCGCGGCGACACCGTCGAGATCATCCCGGTCTACGAGGAGCTCGCCGTGCGGATCGAGTTCTTCGGCGACGAGATCGAGCGGATCTACACGCTCCACCCGGTGAGCGGCGAGATCATCCACGAGGAGCAGGAGATGTACGTCTTCCCGGCGACGCACTACGTCGCCGGTCCGGAGCGGATGGAGCGGGCGATCCGGGGGATCGAGCTCGAGCTCGCCGACCAGCTCGCGAGCTTCGAGAAGCAGGGCAAGCTGCTGGAGGCCCAGCGGCTGCGCATGCGCACCACCTATGACATCGAGATGATGCGGCAGGTGGGGTCCTGCTCGGGGATCGAGAACTACTCGATGCACATCGACGGCCGCAGCCGCGGCTCGGCCCCCAACACGCTGCTCGACTACTTCCCCGAGGACTTCCTCCTCGTCATCGACGAGTCGCACGTGACGGTGCCGCAGATCGGCGCCATGTACGAGGGCGACATGTCCCGCAAGCGGCAGCTCGTCGACCACGGGTTCCGGCTCCCGTCGGCGATGGACAACCGACCGCTGCGGTGGGAGGAGTTCCTCGACCGGATCGGGCAGACCGTCTACCTGTCGGCCACGCCCGGTCCCTACGAGCTGGCCCAGAGCGAGGGTGTCGTCGAGCAGATCATCCGCCCGACCGGGCTGGTCGACCCGGAGGTCGTGCTCAAGCCGACCAAGGGCCAGATCGACGACCTGCTCCACGAGATCGGCGAGCGGACCAAGGTCGACGAGCGGGTGCTCGTCACGACCCTGACCAAGAAGATGGCCGAGGACCTCACCGACTACCTCCTCGACAAGGGGGTGCGGGTCCGCTACCTGCACAGCGAGGTCGACACGCTGCGTCGGGTCGAGCTCCTCCGCGAGCTCCGGCTGGGCGAGTTCGACGTCCTGGTCGGCATCAACCTGCTGCGCGAGGGTCTCGACCTGCCGGAGGTGTCGTTGGTCAGCATCCTCGACGCCGACAAGGAGGGCTTCCTGCGGTCGGCGCGCTCGCTCATCCAGACCATCGGACGCGCAGCCCGCAACGTGTCGGGCCAGGTGCACATGTACGCCGACAAGATCACGCCGTCCATGCAGGAGGCGATCGACGAGACCCAGCGACGGCGCGAGATCCAGGTGGCCTACAACCGCGAGGCCGGCGTCGACCCGCAGCCATTGCGCAAGAAGATCGCCGACATCACCGACCTGCTCCAGCGCGAGGACGCCGACACCGAGTCCCTGTTGGGCTCGGGCCGCAGCCAGTCCCGCGGCAAGAACGCCAGCCGCGGTGGCCGGGGCGCCCTGGCGGCCGACGCCGGGGTGGCCGCCGACCGGCTGCGCAACCTGCCGGCCAACGACCTGGCCAACCTGATCCAGGAGCTGTCGACCCAGATGCACCAGGCCGCGGCCGACCTGCACTTCGAGCTCGCGGCCCGGCTGCGCGACGAGATCGGCGACCTCAAGAAGGAGCTGCGGCAGATGTCGGCTGCCACCCAGTGA
- a CDS encoding EamA family transporter, which translates to MTTRTPARPLVLVLTAIVSVQFGGALAATLVPEIGAGGSVTLRLLFATAILWAVARPRVRGHGRAAWLTVLGFGAALGLMNLAFYGSLGHLPIGVAVTVEFLGPLTLATILSRRLRDLAAVGAAAVGVVLISEALETPFDQVEWTGLGLAALAGACWAAYIIASGRAGREFPKLEGLALAMAVALALTLPFGLGSVPDWTGEHLAKGLGIAVLSSVLPYSLELAALRTLDPRVFGILLSLEPVAAALAGLIVLHQRLAPLQLVGMALVVLASALVMGAGQRRTGRADPAVSGG; encoded by the coding sequence ATGACGACGAGGACACCGGCGCGCCCGCTGGTGCTCGTCCTCACCGCCATCGTGTCGGTGCAGTTCGGCGGGGCGCTGGCCGCCACCCTCGTCCCCGAGATCGGTGCCGGCGGGTCGGTCACCCTGCGGCTGCTCTTCGCCACCGCCATCCTCTGGGCGGTGGCCCGCCCGCGGGTGCGGGGGCACGGCCGGGCCGCCTGGCTCACGGTGCTCGGCTTCGGGGCCGCCCTCGGCCTGATGAACCTGGCCTTCTACGGGTCGCTGGGTCACCTGCCCATCGGGGTCGCCGTCACCGTGGAGTTCCTCGGACCGCTGACCCTGGCGACGATCCTGTCGAGGCGACTTCGTGACCTCGCGGCGGTCGGTGCGGCCGCAGTCGGCGTCGTGCTCATCTCCGAGGCCCTCGAGACACCCTTCGACCAGGTGGAGTGGACCGGGCTGGGACTGGCCGCGCTCGCGGGCGCCTGCTGGGCGGCATACATCATCGCCAGCGGTCGGGCCGGCCGGGAGTTCCCGAAGCTCGAGGGGCTGGCGCTCGCGATGGCGGTGGCCCTGGCGCTGACCCTGCCCTTCGGGCTGGGCAGCGTGCCCGACTGGACGGGCGAGCACCTGGCCAAGGGCCTCGGCATCGCCGTGCTGTCCTCGGTGCTCCCCTACTCGCTCGAGCTGGCCGCGCTGCGCACGCTGGACCCCCGGGTCTTCGGGATCCTGCTCAGCCTCGAGCCCGTCGCGGCAGCACTCGCCGGCCTGATCGTGCTGCACCAGCGGCTCGCGCCCCTGCAGCTGGTCGGCATGGCCCTGGTGGTGCTGGCCAGCGCCCTGGTGATGGGCGCCGGCCAGCGCCGGACCGGCCGGGCCGACCCGGCCGTGTCAGGAGGCTGA
- a CDS encoding sensor histidine kinase: protein MLHDLRQPLAAILLLAGTEGGDVGRKMDGIAGQARWLAELVETSLSEAAADEVTTTDLGAIAQRAVVRARATAPCVITIDGVEGLEAWARPVALSRALACVLDNAVRAAGEGGHVRVGTYTDREGVHLTVTDDGPGLGKVSSRTSLGLTTTRAMVAACHGSFRLHAGAGGGAVADICLAQVQLRQVAS, encoded by the coding sequence TTGCTGCATGACTTGCGGCAGCCGCTGGCGGCGATCCTGCTCCTTGCAGGTACCGAAGGCGGTGACGTCGGTCGCAAGATGGACGGTATCGCCGGTCAGGCGCGTTGGCTCGCCGAGCTCGTGGAGACGAGCCTCAGCGAGGCTGCCGCCGACGAGGTCACGACCACCGACCTGGGCGCCATCGCCCAGCGCGCGGTGGTGCGGGCCCGGGCCACGGCACCCTGCGTCATCACCATCGACGGTGTCGAGGGCCTGGAGGCCTGGGCCCGCCCCGTGGCGTTGAGCCGGGCCCTGGCCTGCGTGCTCGACAACGCCGTCCGCGCCGCAGGCGAGGGTGGTCACGTGCGGGTCGGCACCTACACCGACCGTGAGGGTGTGCACCTCACGGTCACCGACGACGGGCCCGGGCTGGGCAAGGTCAGCTCGCGCACGTCGCTCGGGCTGACCACGACGCGGGCGATGGTGGCCGCGTGCCACGGCTCGTTCCGGCTGCACGCCGGCGCCGGCGGTGGAGCCGTGGCCGACATCTGCCTCGCCCAGGTCCAGCTGCGGCAGGTGGCGTCATGA
- a CDS encoding fibronectin type III domain-containing protein: MSTNLVRRLGAVTTILLTGVLGACGTSGSEAGSPAVTAPPSTTRSTSPTASSDKPTTVPEELTAEEQLRVNPPPPQRLTAVREGTSVTLTWSPPPAVAGPHSYSDRVVEYRVFRTVDGGGEALVGTSSSLTFTDVAPGPGTLRYAVSSVREHGVEGARTDAVTAPAAS, encoded by the coding sequence ATGAGCACCAACTTGGTTCGACGGCTGGGGGCCGTCACCACCATCCTGCTGACAGGCGTTCTGGGGGCCTGTGGCACCTCGGGCTCCGAGGCGGGCAGCCCTGCGGTCACGGCGCCGCCGAGCACGACCAGGTCCACCAGCCCGACGGCGTCGAGCGACAAGCCGACCACCGTGCCCGAGGAGCTGACGGCCGAGGAACAGCTGCGGGTGAACCCGCCGCCGCCGCAGCGCCTGACCGCCGTCCGCGAAGGCACATCGGTCACCCTGACCTGGTCGCCTCCGCCAGCGGTGGCAGGGCCGCACAGCTACTCCGACCGGGTGGTCGAGTACCGCGTGTTCCGGACCGTCGACGGAGGTGGTGAGGCCCTCGTCGGCACCAGCTCGTCGCTCACCTTCACCGACGTGGCTCCGGGACCAGGCACCCTCCGGTATGCGGTGAGCAGCGTCCGCGAGCACGGCGTGGAGGGCGCCCGCACCGACGCCGTCACCGCCCCCGCGGCCTCCTGA
- a CDS encoding MFS transporter: protein MATTTDSASTERTPPSGGAGAGRRWAMLAVSTLAQTASAVALHGPAFLIPVLHGREGLSLATAGLVSAAPMAGVLLSLVAWGLVVDRRGERLVLGCGLAATAIAALLAASARGPVGWGLWLFVAGAAAASANAASGRVVVGWFPAHRRGLAMGIRQMAQPLGVAVAAVTMAVLAEQHGVRVALLVPAVAAALACVAVVTVVRDPPRPARTVEATRSPYRSDRTLARIHGVSMLLVVPQFLVWTYSLAWLVTDRAWSAASAGTLVAVTQVCGAVGRIAVGHLSDRVGSRMRPLRWVAAAVVATMVLLGVAAHEEWAVAVLLLVVASTVTVADNGLAFTAVAERAGPFWSGRALGVQNTGQFLAAAAVPPVAGALVAWTGYAVTFASASAFALAALPLVPVRAESAPRRRSP from the coding sequence GTGGCGACCACGACGGACTCCGCGAGCACGGAGCGCACCCCGCCCTCCGGAGGTGCGGGTGCCGGTCGTCGCTGGGCGATGCTGGCCGTCAGCACGCTGGCGCAGACCGCCAGCGCCGTGGCCCTGCACGGTCCCGCCTTCCTCATCCCCGTGCTGCACGGACGAGAGGGCTTGTCCCTCGCCACGGCGGGCCTGGTCAGCGCGGCGCCGATGGCAGGGGTCCTGCTGTCCCTCGTGGCCTGGGGGCTCGTGGTGGACCGCAGGGGTGAGCGGCTCGTACTCGGCTGCGGGCTCGCGGCCACCGCGATCGCCGCGCTGCTCGCCGCGTCGGCGCGTGGTCCGGTCGGCTGGGGTCTCTGGCTGTTCGTCGCGGGAGCCGCGGCTGCGAGTGCCAACGCGGCCAGTGGCCGGGTCGTGGTCGGGTGGTTCCCCGCTCACCGCCGTGGACTCGCCATGGGCATCCGCCAGATGGCCCAGCCGCTCGGGGTCGCCGTGGCTGCGGTGACGATGGCCGTGCTCGCCGAGCAGCACGGCGTCCGCGTCGCGCTCCTGGTGCCCGCCGTGGCCGCGGCTCTGGCCTGCGTCGCGGTGGTCACCGTCGTCAGGGACCCACCCCGCCCGGCCCGCACGGTGGAGGCGACGCGCAGCCCCTACCGCTCGGATCGCACGCTGGCGCGCATCCACGGTGTGTCGATGCTCTTGGTGGTCCCCCAGTTCCTCGTGTGGACCTATTCCCTGGCCTGGCTCGTCACCGACCGAGCGTGGTCGGCGGCCTCGGCGGGCACGTTGGTGGCCGTGACGCAGGTGTGCGGAGCGGTGGGCCGGATCGCCGTGGGCCACCTGTCCGACCGGGTCGGCAGCCGGATGCGGCCGTTGCGCTGGGTGGCGGCCGCGGTCGTGGCCACGATGGTGCTGCTCGGCGTGGCCGCCCACGAGGAGTGGGCCGTCGCGGTGCTCCTGCTGGTCGTCGCGTCCACGGTCACGGTCGCCGACAACGGTCTCGCGTTCACCGCGGTCGCGGAGCGCGCCGGGCCGTTCTGGTCGGGACGCGCCCTGGGGGTGCAGAACACCGGGCAGTTCCTCGCCGCCGCCGCGGTCCCTCCGGTCGCGGGGGCCCTCGTGGCGTGGACCGGGTATGCCGTGACGTTCGCCTCCGCGTCCGCCTTCGCCCTCGCGGCCCTTCCGCTGGTGCCGGTGCGCGCCGAATCGGCGCCGAGGCGCCGCTCCCCCTGA
- a CDS encoding response regulator, with product MRIVVCDDHLLLLEALGLALGARGHEVVALAGTPEEAVSAVAMHRPDVCLLDVNFPGGTSVSAIHEIREISPQTKVVMLSAEADHGIVGRAIAEGASGYVGKEKPIVEIVEMLDRAVRGQLAVEPSLLQRALRPQKSTDDPLWALQFLTDREWQVMRCIMDGQTTEEMASSLGVQRSTARTHVQNLLTKLGVHSRLQAAALMSAHGSHESWPVHLR from the coding sequence ATGAGGATCGTCGTCTGCGACGACCACCTGCTCCTGCTCGAGGCCCTCGGTCTCGCGCTGGGCGCCCGTGGTCACGAGGTCGTCGCCCTGGCGGGCACGCCGGAGGAGGCCGTCAGCGCGGTCGCGATGCACCGTCCCGACGTGTGCCTCCTCGACGTGAACTTCCCGGGTGGCACGTCGGTCTCCGCCATCCACGAGATCCGTGAGATCTCGCCACAGACCAAGGTCGTCATGCTGTCCGCCGAGGCGGACCACGGCATCGTCGGACGGGCGATCGCGGAGGGTGCGTCGGGCTACGTCGGCAAGGAGAAGCCGATCGTCGAGATCGTCGAGATGCTCGACCGTGCGGTGCGTGGACAGCTCGCGGTCGAGCCGTCGCTGCTCCAGCGGGCCCTGCGCCCGCAGAAGTCGACCGACGACCCGCTCTGGGCCCTGCAGTTCCTGACCGACCGCGAGTGGCAGGTCATGCGCTGCATCATGGACGGCCAGACCACCGAGGAGATGGCTTCCTCGCTGGGCGTCCAGCGGAGCACGGCACGGACCCACGTGCAGAACCTGCTGACCAAGCTCGGGGTGCACTCCAGGCTCCAGGCGGCGGCGTTGATGTCGGCGCACGGCTCGCACGAGTCCTGGCCGGTCCACCTGCGCTGA
- a CDS encoding YidH family protein encodes MSDDRRPTSVYGVGEEPDPRFSLANERTALAWMRTALALVGGGVAIVSLASLSTLPSWTALLGAAACIGGAALAVRAVWAWARVERALRLREPLPSPGALVALAGGVVVLGGLTLVLALVELAGR; translated from the coding sequence GTGTCTGACGACCGCCGCCCGACCAGTGTCTACGGCGTGGGGGAGGAGCCGGACCCGCGGTTCTCACTGGCCAACGAGCGCACCGCCCTGGCCTGGATGCGCACCGCTCTCGCCCTGGTCGGTGGTGGCGTGGCGATCGTGTCGTTGGCCAGCCTGTCGACCCTGCCGTCGTGGACGGCGCTGCTCGGTGCCGCGGCCTGCATCGGGGGCGCGGCCCTGGCGGTCCGGGCCGTGTGGGCCTGGGCCCGGGTGGAGCGGGCCCTGCGCCTGCGCGAGCCGCTCCCGTCGCCGGGAGCGCTCGTGGCCCTCGCGGGCGGGGTCGTCGTGCTCGGGGGGTTGACGCTCGTCCTCGCCCTGGTCGAGCTCGCCGGACGATGA
- the coaE gene encoding dephospho-CoA kinase yields the protein MLRVGLTGGIGSGKSTVAQRLSDLGAIVIDADILAREVVAPGTDGLAAIADRFGDTVLDDTGALNRPALGAIVFGDERARHDLEGITHPRIARRTRELVDAAPADAVVVHDVPLLVEKHYGPGYHLVVVVGTSEATRVKRLLQTRGMTEADARSRIAAQATDAERRAAADVWLTNDGTPEALLAAVDDLWTSRLLPFEENVRHGVRAGRPEQLTLSAPDPTWPAQAGRLVERLRLVFADLAVTVDHVGSTSVPGLLAKDVIDLQVGVRSLEDADETGLVDRLSAAGFPRTGDAAHDNAKDGTVWPKRFHASADPGRPANVHVREVGSPGWRWALMFRDWMRADPPASHEYAAEKRRLASTGVSVSDYAVAKEPWFDAVHERAESWARSSGWEPDRV from the coding sequence ATGTTGCGCGTCGGTCTCACTGGAGGAATCGGTTCAGGGAAATCGACTGTGGCACAACGGCTTTCGGACCTTGGCGCGATTGTCATCGACGCCGACATCCTGGCGCGTGAGGTCGTCGCCCCGGGGACGGATGGGCTGGCGGCCATTGCGGACCGCTTCGGCGACACCGTGCTCGACGACACCGGTGCCCTCAACCGTCCCGCGCTGGGGGCCATCGTGTTCGGCGACGAGCGTGCGCGTCACGACCTCGAGGGGATCACCCACCCACGCATCGCCCGACGGACCCGCGAGCTCGTCGATGCCGCCCCGGCGGACGCGGTCGTGGTGCACGACGTGCCGCTCCTGGTCGAGAAGCACTACGGCCCCGGCTACCACCTCGTGGTCGTCGTCGGCACCAGCGAGGCGACGCGCGTCAAGCGCCTCCTGCAGACCCGCGGGATGACCGAAGCCGACGCCCGCAGCCGAATCGCAGCCCAGGCGACCGACGCGGAACGCCGCGCGGCGGCCGACGTCTGGCTCACGAACGACGGCACCCCGGAAGCGCTGCTCGCGGCAGTCGACGACCTGTGGACCTCGCGACTGCTCCCGTTCGAGGAGAACGTGCGGCACGGCGTCCGCGCTGGCCGTCCTGAGCAGCTGACGCTCTCGGCGCCCGACCCGACCTGGCCGGCGCAGGCGGGCCGGCTCGTCGAGCGGCTGCGGCTGGTGTTCGCAGACCTCGCCGTCACCGTGGACCACGTCGGCAGCACATCGGTCCCGGGGCTGCTCGCCAAGGACGTGATCGACCTCCAGGTCGGGGTGCGCAGCCTCGAGGACGCTGACGAGACCGGGCTGGTCGACCGCCTGTCGGCGGCGGGCTTCCCGCGCACCGGGGATGCCGCGCACGACAACGCCAAGGACGGGACGGTGTGGCCCAAGCGGTTCCATGCCTCCGCCGACCCCGGTCGGCCCGCGAACGTCCACGTCCGCGAGGTCGGGTCGCCCGGCTGGCGGTGGGCGCTGATGTTCCGTGACTGGATGCGTGCCGACCCGCCGGCGAGCCACGAGTATGCCGCGGAGAAGCGGCGGCTCGCGTCCACCGGTGTGAGCGTGAGCGACTACGCGGTGGCCAAGGAACCGTGGTTCGACGCGGTGCACGAACGGGCCGAGTCCTGGGCCCGCTCCAGCGGCTGGGAGCCGGACCGTGTCTGA